CTCTAGAGACAAAGAAGAAGTATTGTAGTCCAAGGCCTTATGGTGGTTACCTTGGACAGAATGCAAAACTTCCCTTGTTTGAGAGCTTTGGCCTTGAAGATCCCTCCAACCATGAATCCCTCAGAAGCTTCACACAACTGATGTGGCCTGATGGCCATGACCAGTTTTGGTAATAACATCTCATTACTCTTCAGCCTATGAAGAAGTTAGAGTCTTTTTTTATGGTTGTGTTAATTTTTTTATGTGTTTGTTAATGTTCTCTTCTCTTCCAATAGCAACACTGTATTTTCTATGGTGAAGAAGTTGGATGAGCTGAAACATATGATTGAAGTGATGATTCTTGATAGTTATGGTTTGGGAGATAAGTCAAAATCGATCATGGCGTCTACGACACTGCTCAGGATAATGAAATATAGCTCACCTCCTTTGGGGCAGTACATGCAGGGCCTCCATGCTCACACCGACAAAGCACTTAGCACAATCCTTTGTGATGATCAAGTTTCAGGGCTGGAAATCGAAACAAAGGATGGACAATGGCTCAAGCTTTCTTTCTCTCCTACCTCCTTGGTCTTCGTCGTTGGAGATCTCCTTATGGTAACAACTATATATGCAACTTGGTTATGCCTTGAAATGTGGCAAATCCCATAATTTAACATTTGATGATCTATAAACTAATGAAGGTTAAAGAAGAATCACTAATGATTTCACTTGCAGGCATGGAGTAATGGCAGAATGCATGCTGCGAAGCATCGAGTGATGATCAGTGGAGAGAAGGAACGATATTCTTTGGGACAATTTGTAGATCCAGTAGAAGGTACCATCATCAAGGCACCAAAAGAGCTAGTAGATGAAGAACATCCCCGAATTCTTAAGGACTTTGACTATTCGAAATTTAGCAAGTTCTTTTACTCAGAGGAAGGAAGGGCTGTTGACACACAAATGCAAATTTTCGCATTTGCTGGGATTCATTAGACAAGAAGTGAACGCTCTCATTTGCTGGCCTAATCGATAATTGACTAGCTAGCTCCTCAGGTCTTTCACATCTGTAGTTGTTTACAACACTATGTACTTTACAATTGAGATTAACAACTTCATATAGCATTAGTATTTAGTACTACACTACTACTACTACAGCCAGCAGATTTGAATTTATAGTCAGACTGGTACAGTGGTACTATATGTGTGTGTTTGAGGCTTTCTATGGCCTTAAATGTAAGAGTTTATTTCCCAAAACACAAAATTGATGAAGCATTTGGTGAAGCATCTAGTGATGCTGTTGGGGGAAAAAGAACAATATTCAATAATCTTTAGGAGCATTTTCAAGTCCAGTATAGACTGGATAGAGTACTTGCCATAATCCTCAGGAACTTTCCTGAGTTATTTCAGACTAAAGAAAATTTTCACATTTGCTGGAAACAGAACTTGAGCCAGGCTGTAGATCTGTAGCTCTGTAGTTGCTCAAAATTTGCAGAGGTGATATACCAGTTACTAAAAGTTCATGCTTTTATGACATCTTGCAACTTCTGACAGTTCTACAGAAAATGTAAGCTTCCACTGGGGGCTTCCTAGAGTCAAGCCATATGATTCAGATTTGAGCTACAAACTGAATGATAGCAAGAGTAAATGTGACCTCCAGTGCTTCTAGCCAGAA
The window above is part of the Fragaria vesca subsp. vesca linkage group LG2, FraVesHawaii_1.0, whole genome shotgun sequence genome. Proteins encoded here:
- the LOC101299056 gene encoding gibberellin 3-beta-dioxygenase 3-like, which translates into the protein MSSECQYQIPTIDFSIHSLEVDRGTKEWYSLCERVREACENNGFFEVVYDKIPLQLRAETFSMMRQVFGLPLETKKKYCSPRPYGGYLGQNAKLPLFESFGLEDPSNHESLRSFTQLMWPDGHDQFCNTVFSMVKKLDELKHMIEVMILDSYGLGDKSKSIMASTTLLRIMKYSSPPLGQYMQGLHAHTDKALSTILCDDQVSGLEIETKDGQWLKLSFSPTSLVFVVGDLLMAWSNGRMHAAKHRVMISGEKERYSLGQFVDPVEGTIIKAPKELVDEEHPRILKDFDYSKFSKFFYSEEGRAVDTQMQIFAFAGIH